One genomic window of Polyangium aurulentum includes the following:
- a CDS encoding inorganic phosphate transporter — MEALLEPSLGLGGRAVLFLCLAIALGFEFVNGFHDTANAVATVIYTNALRPTVAVVLSGICNFCGVFMGGIGVAIGIMSLLPVELLVSSGVGAGLAMVLALLLAAISWNLGTWYLGLPASSSHTLIGAILGVGVANSLMPGHKFGDGVSWSKAADIGLSLLISPLFGFTMAALLLLLIKRFTRTKGLLAAPPKGLPPPPGTRSLLIATCCGVSFAHGSNDGQKGVGLVMLILIGLVPAGFAIDASATPEQLARTVQAADNITAIVRDHHDKSSEAVADKTIDHLGKIHHYIEGRTSPADIPPEDRFHFRQSVLLADKSVGDMVKGGHLGLTSEESKKLADERKVLRSLTDYAPRWVLVAIALALGIGTMVGWKRIVVTVGEKIGKSHLTYAQGASAELVAASTIGVAAWLGLPVSTTHVLSSGIAGTMVAQRSGLQHSTVRNIGLAWILTLPAVMTLSALFFLLFRALLG, encoded by the coding sequence ATGGAGGCTCTTCTCGAACCATCGCTCGGCCTGGGAGGTCGCGCGGTGCTCTTCCTGTGCCTCGCGATTGCCCTCGGCTTCGAGTTCGTCAACGGCTTCCACGACACCGCCAACGCCGTCGCCACGGTCATCTACACGAACGCGCTACGCCCGACGGTCGCGGTCGTCCTGTCCGGCATCTGCAACTTCTGCGGCGTGTTCATGGGCGGCATCGGCGTCGCGATCGGCATCATGAGCCTCTTGCCGGTCGAGCTGCTCGTCTCGAGCGGCGTCGGCGCAGGGCTCGCGATGGTGCTCGCGCTGCTGCTCGCGGCGATCTCGTGGAACCTCGGGACCTGGTATCTCGGCCTGCCCGCGTCGAGCTCGCACACGCTGATCGGAGCCATCCTCGGCGTGGGCGTCGCGAACTCGCTCATGCCGGGTCACAAGTTCGGCGACGGCGTCTCCTGGAGCAAGGCCGCGGACATCGGCCTGTCGTTGCTCATCTCGCCGCTCTTCGGCTTCACGATGGCGGCGCTGCTCCTGCTGCTCATCAAGCGCTTCACGAGGACCAAGGGCCTGCTCGCGGCCCCGCCGAAGGGCCTGCCGCCGCCGCCAGGCACGCGCAGCCTGCTCATCGCGACGTGCTGCGGCGTGAGCTTCGCGCACGGCTCGAACGACGGGCAGAAGGGCGTGGGCCTGGTGATGCTGATCCTCATCGGACTCGTGCCCGCGGGCTTCGCGATCGACGCCTCGGCGACGCCCGAGCAGCTCGCGCGCACCGTGCAGGCCGCGGACAACATCACCGCGATCGTGCGCGACCACCACGACAAGTCGAGCGAGGCCGTCGCGGACAAGACGATCGATCACCTCGGCAAGATCCACCACTACATCGAGGGCCGGACGTCTCCCGCCGACATCCCGCCCGAGGATCGCTTCCACTTCCGGCAGTCGGTGCTGCTCGCCGACAAGTCGGTCGGCGACATGGTGAAGGGCGGCCACCTCGGCCTCACGTCGGAGGAGTCGAAGAAGCTCGCGGACGAGCGCAAGGTGCTCCGCAGCCTGACCGACTACGCGCCGCGGTGGGTGCTCGTCGCGATCGCGCTCGCGCTCGGCATCGGCACGATGGTCGGCTGGAAGCGCATCGTGGTCACGGTGGGCGAGAAGATCGGCAAGAGCCACCTGACGTACGCGCAGGGCGCCTCGGCCGAGCTCGTCGCAGCGAGCACGATCGGCGTCGCCGCGTGGCTCGGTTTGCCGGTGAGCACGACGCACGTGCTGTCGTCGGGCATCGCGGGCACGATGGTGGCGCAGCGGTCGGGCCTGCAGCACTCGACGGTGCGCAACATCGGCCTCGCCTGGATCCTCACCCTGCCGGCCGTGATGACCCTGTCCGCGCTCTTCTTCCTGCTCTTCCGCGCGCTGCTCGGTTGA